The Hemibagrus wyckioides isolate EC202008001 linkage group LG15, SWU_Hwy_1.0, whole genome shotgun sequence genome window below encodes:
- the nfatc2a gene encoding nuclear factor of activated T-cells, cytoplasmic 2 isoform X3, with translation MFKETWRLAQYHNMRSMDQDDTNLPLHSHPYPLDEPSPYTESSTEALSAYEHLEPKNYVEQVRSGPQAVSPRIEITPSREHHSHGSNSLHDPLVNASPRPTLTVPGLDCAIYREPQCLSPASSNSSASWHSETYSPFASPCVSPGSGQAVAGELCPRFQNIHTGSPRTSPGTSPRTSLTEENSSSPRPSSRSTSPQGKRTYEMYRNPNLVAVARSRSPSPHGSHDDRHTGTHYGSNSVTEVVNGFGPGSVPTKIVRTNQPGYTIYPDGHGESYLVEQDVKTKAEQYFVIPSIWSKQLVPGICSIPIASLPPLEWPLPSRTDQYELHIEMQPKPHHRAHYETEGSRGAVKAMTGGHPVVQLHGYRGKEPLGLQIFIGTADERILKPHAFYQVHRITGKTVTTTSYEKMINSTKVLEIPLEPKNNMKAIIDCAGILKLRNADIELRKGETDIGRKNTRVRLVFRIHIPQPGGQYVSLQVASQPIECSQRSAHELPMVEKQDMDSCSVLGGQQMILTGQNFSADSKVIFTEKTHDGQQIWELEATVDKDKSQTSMLFIEVPPYRDPTICHPAKVNFYVINGKRKRSQPQHFTYTPLPVSSIKTEPLDEYESGQIGYMMSQTLGVSPHSYYHHNPRSVLTSDNGLLPNMASCHQNHSGISPSDPCFQQHIVYPRAEKNLGHSLYIQTGVMVPEAHRSVLVHTGSPAKSSHLIGQQPVIQFSPTNHHLLRGAENITPPAQELQNLYCEGYSPQGTPTAVASRSPATPQAPQSQHYSTVIQQQPYTNRLPKDRSPPGQVHPQRCSSAEEQRASLPGRVTVKQENLDQAYLDDVNEIIRKDLTGVHGRGQT, from the exons ATGTTTAAAGAGACTTGGAGACTGGCGCAATACCACAACATGAGGTCGATGGATCAAG atgacaCCAAtctccctctacactcacatccTTACCCCTTGGACGAGCCATCCCCCTACACTGAAAGCAGCACTGAAGCTCTTTCTGCCTATGAGCACCTGGAGCCTAAAAATTACGTAGAGCAAGTAAGATCTGGGCCCCAAGCTGTGAGTCCCAGGATTGAGATCACGCCATCACGTGAGCATCATAGCCATGGGTCCAACTCACTCCATGACCCGCTGGTGAATGCCAGCCCCAGGCCTACACTCACTGTGCCTGGTCTGGATTGTGCCATCTACCGTGAGCCTCAGTGCCTGAGCCCAGCGAGCAGCAACTCCTCAGCCTCGTGGCACTCTGAAACATACTCGCCTTTCGCATCACCCTGTGTGTCCCCAGGTAGTGGGCAGGCTGTGGCTGGTGAGCTGTGTCCTCGCTTCCAAAACATCCACACCGGCTCCCCTCGCACCAGCCCAGGCACATCACCTCGCACCAGCCTGACTGAGGAGAACAGCTCATCCCCAAGGCCCAGTTCTCGCTCTACATCGCCTCAGGGCAAACGCACCTACGAAATGTACCGGAACCCAAATCTGGTGGCTGTGGCTCGATCACGAAGTCCTTCGCCACATGGCAGCCATGATGACCGTCATACCGGCACCCATTATGGCTCCAACAGTGTGACAGAGGTTGTTAATGGGTTTGGGCCAGGGTCAGTACCCACAAAGATTGTGAGAACCAACCAGCCAGGCTACACTATATACCCAGATGGCCATGGAGAGAGCTACCTGGTGGAACAAGACGTCAAGACCAAAGCGGAGCAATACTTTGTCATTCCATCAATCTGGTCCAAGCAGCTTGTGCCTGGGATCTGCAG CATCCCTATAGCCTCTCTGCCACCTCTGGAGTGGCCTTTGCCCAGCCGTACAGACCAGTATGAGCTACACATCGAGATGCAGCCTAAACCACACCACAGGGCACACTATGAAACTGAGGGCAGCCGGGGAGCTGTGAAAGCTATGACTGGTGGGCATCCAGTGGTCCAG CTACATGGATATAGAGGCAAAGAGCCGCTGGGGCTGCAGATCTTCATCGGCACGGCAGATGAGCGGATCCTGAAGCCTCACGCCTTCTACCAGGTGCATCGCATCACAGGCAAGACGGTGACAACAACCAGCTACGAGAAGATGATCAATAGCACAAAGGTGTTAGAGATCCCTCTAGAGCCAAAGAACAACATGAAAGCAAT AATTGACTGCGCTGGGATTCTGAAGCTCAGGAACGCGGATATTGAGCTGAGGAAAGGCGAGACAGACATCGGGCGGAAGAATACCCGTGTGCGACTGGTGTTCCGCATCCACATTCCCCAACCAGGAGGTCAATATGTGTCTCTCCAAGTGGCATCTCAACCCATTGAGTGTT CCCAAAGATCTGCACACGAGCTGCCCATGGTGGAGAAGCAGGACATGGACAGCTGTTCAGTGCTCGGAGGTCAGCAGATGATCCTGACAGGCCAGAATTTCAGTGCTGACTCGAAAGTTATTTTTACTGAGAAGACCCATG ATGGACAGCAAATTTGGGAGTTGGAAGCCACAGTTGACAAAGACAAAAGCCAGACA AGCATGCTGTTTATTGAAGTCCCTCCTTATAGAGACCCAACCATCTGCCATCCTGCTAAGGTGAACTTCTATGTGATCAATGGGAAGCGGAAACGCAGTCAGCCTCAGCACTTCACGTATACACCTCTGCCAG TTTCTTCCATAAAAACAGAACCACTGGATGAATATGAATCTGGACAAATTGGATATATGATGTCCCAGACCTTGGGAGTTTCCCCACACTCCTATTACCATCACAACCCCCGTTCAGTCCTAACCTCGGATAATGGTTTACTCCCCAACATGGCTTCCTGTCACCAGAATCATTCAGGAATCTCCCCTTCAGACCCCTGCTTTCAGCAGCACATTGTGTATCCCCGTGCTGAGAAGAACCTAGGGCACAGCTTATACATCCAAACCGGAGTCATGGTGCCAGAAGCCCATCGCTCTGTCCTGGTCCATACTGGTTCACCAGCCAAGTCCTCTCACTTGATTGGTCAGCAACCCGTCATCCAGTTTTCCCCCACCAACCATCACTTGTTAAGAGGGGCCGAAAATATAACTCCACCAGCCCAGGAACTTCAGAACCTCTACTGTGAGGGCTACAGCCCACAAGGAACTCCGACAGCAGTGGCTTCACGTTCTCCTGCTACACCACAAGCCCCCCAAAGTCAGCATTACTCCACTGTCATTCAGCAACAGCCCTACACAAACAGGCTTCCAAAGGACAGGTCCCCTCCTGGGCAAGTCCATCCACAAAGATGTTCCTCTGCTGAGGAACAGAGAGCCTCTCTTCCTGGACGAGTCACTGTCAAGCAGGAGAACCTGGACCAGGCCTACCTGGATGATG
- the nfatc2a gene encoding nuclear factor of activated T-cells, cytoplasmic 2 isoform X2, translated as MKFASPSTSFCCRVLTSVRPNRDAAGPDDTNLPLHSHPYPLDEPSPYTESSTEALSAYEHLEPKNYVEQVRSGPQAVSPRIEITPSREHHSHGSNSLHDPLVNASPRPTLTVPGLDCAIYREPQCLSPASSNSSASWHSETYSPFASPCVSPGSGQAVAGELCPRFQNIHTGSPRTSPGTSPRTSLTEENSSSPRPSSRSTSPQGKRTYEMYRNPNLVAVARSRSPSPHGSHDDRHTGTHYGSNSVTEVVNGFGPGSVPTKIVRTNQPGYTIYPDGHGESYLVEQDVKTKAEQYFVIPSIWSKQLVPGICSIPIASLPPLEWPLPSRTDQYELHIEMQPKPHHRAHYETEGSRGAVKAMTGGHPVVQLHGYRGKEPLGLQIFIGTADERILKPHAFYQVHRITGKTVTTTSYEKMINSTKVLEIPLEPKNNMKAIIDCAGILKLRNADIELRKGETDIGRKNTRVRLVFRIHIPQPGGQYVSLQVASQPIECSQRSAHELPMVEKQDMDSCSVLGGQQMILTGQNFSADSKVIFTEKTHDGQQIWELEATVDKDKSQTSMLFIEVPPYRDPTICHPAKVNFYVINGKRKRSQPQHFTYTPLPVSSIKTEPLDEYESGQIGYMMSQTLGVSPHSYYHHNPRSVLTSDNGLLPNMASCHQNHSGISPSDPCFQQHIVYPRAEKNLGHSLYIQTGVMVPEAHRSVLVHTGSPAKSSHLIGQQPVIQFSPTNHHLLRGAENITPPAQELQNLYCEGYSPQGTPTAVASRSPATPQAPQSQHYSTVIQQQPYTNRLPKDRSPPGQVHPQRCSSAEEQRASLPGRVTVKQENLDQAYLDDVNEIIRKDLTGVHGRGQT; from the exons ATGAAGTTTGCTTCTCCAAGTACTTCATTTTGCTGCCGCGTGCTGACCTCTGTCCGTCCGAACCGAGATGCTGCGGGTCCAG atgacaCCAAtctccctctacactcacatccTTACCCCTTGGACGAGCCATCCCCCTACACTGAAAGCAGCACTGAAGCTCTTTCTGCCTATGAGCACCTGGAGCCTAAAAATTACGTAGAGCAAGTAAGATCTGGGCCCCAAGCTGTGAGTCCCAGGATTGAGATCACGCCATCACGTGAGCATCATAGCCATGGGTCCAACTCACTCCATGACCCGCTGGTGAATGCCAGCCCCAGGCCTACACTCACTGTGCCTGGTCTGGATTGTGCCATCTACCGTGAGCCTCAGTGCCTGAGCCCAGCGAGCAGCAACTCCTCAGCCTCGTGGCACTCTGAAACATACTCGCCTTTCGCATCACCCTGTGTGTCCCCAGGTAGTGGGCAGGCTGTGGCTGGTGAGCTGTGTCCTCGCTTCCAAAACATCCACACCGGCTCCCCTCGCACCAGCCCAGGCACATCACCTCGCACCAGCCTGACTGAGGAGAACAGCTCATCCCCAAGGCCCAGTTCTCGCTCTACATCGCCTCAGGGCAAACGCACCTACGAAATGTACCGGAACCCAAATCTGGTGGCTGTGGCTCGATCACGAAGTCCTTCGCCACATGGCAGCCATGATGACCGTCATACCGGCACCCATTATGGCTCCAACAGTGTGACAGAGGTTGTTAATGGGTTTGGGCCAGGGTCAGTACCCACAAAGATTGTGAGAACCAACCAGCCAGGCTACACTATATACCCAGATGGCCATGGAGAGAGCTACCTGGTGGAACAAGACGTCAAGACCAAAGCGGAGCAATACTTTGTCATTCCATCAATCTGGTCCAAGCAGCTTGTGCCTGGGATCTGCAG CATCCCTATAGCCTCTCTGCCACCTCTGGAGTGGCCTTTGCCCAGCCGTACAGACCAGTATGAGCTACACATCGAGATGCAGCCTAAACCACACCACAGGGCACACTATGAAACTGAGGGCAGCCGGGGAGCTGTGAAAGCTATGACTGGTGGGCATCCAGTGGTCCAG CTACATGGATATAGAGGCAAAGAGCCGCTGGGGCTGCAGATCTTCATCGGCACGGCAGATGAGCGGATCCTGAAGCCTCACGCCTTCTACCAGGTGCATCGCATCACAGGCAAGACGGTGACAACAACCAGCTACGAGAAGATGATCAATAGCACAAAGGTGTTAGAGATCCCTCTAGAGCCAAAGAACAACATGAAAGCAAT AATTGACTGCGCTGGGATTCTGAAGCTCAGGAACGCGGATATTGAGCTGAGGAAAGGCGAGACAGACATCGGGCGGAAGAATACCCGTGTGCGACTGGTGTTCCGCATCCACATTCCCCAACCAGGAGGTCAATATGTGTCTCTCCAAGTGGCATCTCAACCCATTGAGTGTT CCCAAAGATCTGCACACGAGCTGCCCATGGTGGAGAAGCAGGACATGGACAGCTGTTCAGTGCTCGGAGGTCAGCAGATGATCCTGACAGGCCAGAATTTCAGTGCTGACTCGAAAGTTATTTTTACTGAGAAGACCCATG ATGGACAGCAAATTTGGGAGTTGGAAGCCACAGTTGACAAAGACAAAAGCCAGACA AGCATGCTGTTTATTGAAGTCCCTCCTTATAGAGACCCAACCATCTGCCATCCTGCTAAGGTGAACTTCTATGTGATCAATGGGAAGCGGAAACGCAGTCAGCCTCAGCACTTCACGTATACACCTCTGCCAG TTTCTTCCATAAAAACAGAACCACTGGATGAATATGAATCTGGACAAATTGGATATATGATGTCCCAGACCTTGGGAGTTTCCCCACACTCCTATTACCATCACAACCCCCGTTCAGTCCTAACCTCGGATAATGGTTTACTCCCCAACATGGCTTCCTGTCACCAGAATCATTCAGGAATCTCCCCTTCAGACCCCTGCTTTCAGCAGCACATTGTGTATCCCCGTGCTGAGAAGAACCTAGGGCACAGCTTATACATCCAAACCGGAGTCATGGTGCCAGAAGCCCATCGCTCTGTCCTGGTCCATACTGGTTCACCAGCCAAGTCCTCTCACTTGATTGGTCAGCAACCCGTCATCCAGTTTTCCCCCACCAACCATCACTTGTTAAGAGGGGCCGAAAATATAACTCCACCAGCCCAGGAACTTCAGAACCTCTACTGTGAGGGCTACAGCCCACAAGGAACTCCGACAGCAGTGGCTTCACGTTCTCCTGCTACACCACAAGCCCCCCAAAGTCAGCATTACTCCACTGTCATTCAGCAACAGCCCTACACAAACAGGCTTCCAAAGGACAGGTCCCCTCCTGGGCAAGTCCATCCACAAAGATGTTCCTCTGCTGAGGAACAGAGAGCCTCTCTTCCTGGACGAGTCACTGTCAAGCAGGAGAACCTGGACCAGGCCTACCTGGATGATG
- the nfatc2a gene encoding nuclear factor of activated T-cells, cytoplasmic 2 isoform X1 yields the protein MSSFYGEEKECSELRLSGDLTQVNSEELEFDYLFNYEPPNSDFHSGDLKDDTNLPLHSHPYPLDEPSPYTESSTEALSAYEHLEPKNYVEQVRSGPQAVSPRIEITPSREHHSHGSNSLHDPLVNASPRPTLTVPGLDCAIYREPQCLSPASSNSSASWHSETYSPFASPCVSPGSGQAVAGELCPRFQNIHTGSPRTSPGTSPRTSLTEENSSSPRPSSRSTSPQGKRTYEMYRNPNLVAVARSRSPSPHGSHDDRHTGTHYGSNSVTEVVNGFGPGSVPTKIVRTNQPGYTIYPDGHGESYLVEQDVKTKAEQYFVIPSIWSKQLVPGICSIPIASLPPLEWPLPSRTDQYELHIEMQPKPHHRAHYETEGSRGAVKAMTGGHPVVQLHGYRGKEPLGLQIFIGTADERILKPHAFYQVHRITGKTVTTTSYEKMINSTKVLEIPLEPKNNMKAIIDCAGILKLRNADIELRKGETDIGRKNTRVRLVFRIHIPQPGGQYVSLQVASQPIECSQRSAHELPMVEKQDMDSCSVLGGQQMILTGQNFSADSKVIFTEKTHDGQQIWELEATVDKDKSQTSMLFIEVPPYRDPTICHPAKVNFYVINGKRKRSQPQHFTYTPLPVSSIKTEPLDEYESGQIGYMMSQTLGVSPHSYYHHNPRSVLTSDNGLLPNMASCHQNHSGISPSDPCFQQHIVYPRAEKNLGHSLYIQTGVMVPEAHRSVLVHTGSPAKSSHLIGQQPVIQFSPTNHHLLRGAENITPPAQELQNLYCEGYSPQGTPTAVASRSPATPQAPQSQHYSTVIQQQPYTNRLPKDRSPPGQVHPQRCSSAEEQRASLPGRVTVKQENLDQAYLDDVNEIIRKDLTGVHGRGQT from the exons ATGAGCTCTTTTTACGGAGAAGAAAAGGAGTGCAGTGAGTTAAGGCTCTCTGGAGACCTCACTCAAGTGAACTCCGAGGAGCTGGAGTTTGATTACCTGTTTAACTATGAGCCACCTAACAGCGATTTTCATTCTGGAGATCTTAAAG atgacaCCAAtctccctctacactcacatccTTACCCCTTGGACGAGCCATCCCCCTACACTGAAAGCAGCACTGAAGCTCTTTCTGCCTATGAGCACCTGGAGCCTAAAAATTACGTAGAGCAAGTAAGATCTGGGCCCCAAGCTGTGAGTCCCAGGATTGAGATCACGCCATCACGTGAGCATCATAGCCATGGGTCCAACTCACTCCATGACCCGCTGGTGAATGCCAGCCCCAGGCCTACACTCACTGTGCCTGGTCTGGATTGTGCCATCTACCGTGAGCCTCAGTGCCTGAGCCCAGCGAGCAGCAACTCCTCAGCCTCGTGGCACTCTGAAACATACTCGCCTTTCGCATCACCCTGTGTGTCCCCAGGTAGTGGGCAGGCTGTGGCTGGTGAGCTGTGTCCTCGCTTCCAAAACATCCACACCGGCTCCCCTCGCACCAGCCCAGGCACATCACCTCGCACCAGCCTGACTGAGGAGAACAGCTCATCCCCAAGGCCCAGTTCTCGCTCTACATCGCCTCAGGGCAAACGCACCTACGAAATGTACCGGAACCCAAATCTGGTGGCTGTGGCTCGATCACGAAGTCCTTCGCCACATGGCAGCCATGATGACCGTCATACCGGCACCCATTATGGCTCCAACAGTGTGACAGAGGTTGTTAATGGGTTTGGGCCAGGGTCAGTACCCACAAAGATTGTGAGAACCAACCAGCCAGGCTACACTATATACCCAGATGGCCATGGAGAGAGCTACCTGGTGGAACAAGACGTCAAGACCAAAGCGGAGCAATACTTTGTCATTCCATCAATCTGGTCCAAGCAGCTTGTGCCTGGGATCTGCAG CATCCCTATAGCCTCTCTGCCACCTCTGGAGTGGCCTTTGCCCAGCCGTACAGACCAGTATGAGCTACACATCGAGATGCAGCCTAAACCACACCACAGGGCACACTATGAAACTGAGGGCAGCCGGGGAGCTGTGAAAGCTATGACTGGTGGGCATCCAGTGGTCCAG CTACATGGATATAGAGGCAAAGAGCCGCTGGGGCTGCAGATCTTCATCGGCACGGCAGATGAGCGGATCCTGAAGCCTCACGCCTTCTACCAGGTGCATCGCATCACAGGCAAGACGGTGACAACAACCAGCTACGAGAAGATGATCAATAGCACAAAGGTGTTAGAGATCCCTCTAGAGCCAAAGAACAACATGAAAGCAAT AATTGACTGCGCTGGGATTCTGAAGCTCAGGAACGCGGATATTGAGCTGAGGAAAGGCGAGACAGACATCGGGCGGAAGAATACCCGTGTGCGACTGGTGTTCCGCATCCACATTCCCCAACCAGGAGGTCAATATGTGTCTCTCCAAGTGGCATCTCAACCCATTGAGTGTT CCCAAAGATCTGCACACGAGCTGCCCATGGTGGAGAAGCAGGACATGGACAGCTGTTCAGTGCTCGGAGGTCAGCAGATGATCCTGACAGGCCAGAATTTCAGTGCTGACTCGAAAGTTATTTTTACTGAGAAGACCCATG ATGGACAGCAAATTTGGGAGTTGGAAGCCACAGTTGACAAAGACAAAAGCCAGACA AGCATGCTGTTTATTGAAGTCCCTCCTTATAGAGACCCAACCATCTGCCATCCTGCTAAGGTGAACTTCTATGTGATCAATGGGAAGCGGAAACGCAGTCAGCCTCAGCACTTCACGTATACACCTCTGCCAG TTTCTTCCATAAAAACAGAACCACTGGATGAATATGAATCTGGACAAATTGGATATATGATGTCCCAGACCTTGGGAGTTTCCCCACACTCCTATTACCATCACAACCCCCGTTCAGTCCTAACCTCGGATAATGGTTTACTCCCCAACATGGCTTCCTGTCACCAGAATCATTCAGGAATCTCCCCTTCAGACCCCTGCTTTCAGCAGCACATTGTGTATCCCCGTGCTGAGAAGAACCTAGGGCACAGCTTATACATCCAAACCGGAGTCATGGTGCCAGAAGCCCATCGCTCTGTCCTGGTCCATACTGGTTCACCAGCCAAGTCCTCTCACTTGATTGGTCAGCAACCCGTCATCCAGTTTTCCCCCACCAACCATCACTTGTTAAGAGGGGCCGAAAATATAACTCCACCAGCCCAGGAACTTCAGAACCTCTACTGTGAGGGCTACAGCCCACAAGGAACTCCGACAGCAGTGGCTTCACGTTCTCCTGCTACACCACAAGCCCCCCAAAGTCAGCATTACTCCACTGTCATTCAGCAACAGCCCTACACAAACAGGCTTCCAAAGGACAGGTCCCCTCCTGGGCAAGTCCATCCACAAAGATGTTCCTCTGCTGAGGAACAGAGAGCCTCTCTTCCTGGACGAGTCACTGTCAAGCAGGAGAACCTGGACCAGGCCTACCTGGATGATG